One Pseudoalteromonas sp. NC201 DNA segment encodes these proteins:
- a CDS encoding exonuclease domain-containing protein, translated as MLRKELPAKYYLSHFSELSDYLLKVCQPLLSIAQRELLAELHRLPEDELCLLVRFISRKTPFLDINSLRYEEISNICEVAFSLKAKGLLRQVQQDDFQALLHCLTKPCLIELAERENLTALPSKSAKKSLWVAHINQSVCVEHLNAQEYLSQYLTLSFQADIDYFLFLYFGKVGFSLAQFSMRDLGVMNTRSADAAYHAHFEQKAEAVSAFYYANALSELKNAPEDELVWRARQAAAQQLPKVDGQYAVAAHAKYLLTLARKLGPEFSHFKTLLGMTEHPQACEMLIRHNYKQGEVELVREQLERILQGESDETLMIFAEDFYQRKFNQKRTSVLTDMLRKSQPAIQIDEAFKGQTEAGVIAYYKRHGIEAYHVENEIWLALFGLTFWQELFYHPKSIVANGFSRTPLALKENRFYSEFEEEIECRLASFTDTSAWMNWLLRQMSEHYGEPNRLFNWHDKMLDSIKILLSYLSIEDVKSVLRLMCSDFHLMKSGFPDLMIVDEKAGLRFEEIKAPGDSLSRSQLVNISKLLQYNIPTRLQTVEWHICKEQPYVVVDIETTGGNKEFDRITEVAMVKVVNGEVVAKWQSLVNPMRRIPQKITELTGITQAMVSDAPSFFEILEQVERFSQGAIFVAHNVNFDYGFIRQEFARVGREFTRAKLCTVQLGRKFVPGLRSYALGAFCQAMNVPLVNHHRAMDDAYATAEIFIEINTIRQEK; from the coding sequence GTGTTGAGAAAAGAATTACCCGCCAAATATTACTTAAGCCACTTTAGTGAGCTTAGCGATTATTTACTTAAAGTATGTCAACCGCTATTAAGTATTGCTCAGCGTGAGCTGCTGGCTGAGCTACACCGCTTGCCTGAAGATGAATTGTGTTTGTTAGTGCGGTTTATTTCCCGCAAAACTCCTTTTCTGGATATCAATTCACTGCGCTACGAAGAGATCAGTAATATTTGTGAAGTCGCGTTTTCATTAAAAGCAAAGGGATTACTTCGTCAGGTACAACAAGACGACTTTCAAGCGCTGCTGCATTGCTTAACTAAACCATGTTTAATTGAACTTGCCGAGCGAGAGAATTTAACTGCACTGCCAAGTAAATCGGCAAAAAAATCGCTATGGGTAGCGCATATCAATCAATCTGTCTGCGTTGAACATCTAAATGCACAAGAATACCTATCCCAGTATCTCACACTCTCATTTCAAGCCGATATCGACTACTTTCTATTTTTGTACTTTGGCAAGGTAGGCTTTAGCTTAGCGCAATTTTCGATGCGAGATCTTGGTGTAATGAATACCAGGAGCGCTGACGCCGCTTACCACGCACATTTTGAGCAAAAAGCAGAAGCCGTGAGCGCGTTTTATTATGCAAATGCACTCAGTGAGCTCAAAAATGCCCCTGAAGATGAATTAGTGTGGCGTGCTAGACAGGCCGCAGCGCAACAATTGCCTAAGGTTGATGGGCAATATGCAGTGGCTGCACATGCAAAGTACCTGTTAACGCTTGCCAGAAAGTTAGGTCCTGAATTTTCCCATTTTAAAACCTTACTAGGTATGACTGAGCACCCTCAAGCTTGTGAGATGTTGATACGACATAATTATAAGCAAGGTGAAGTTGAGCTGGTGCGAGAGCAATTAGAGCGCATTTTGCAGGGGGAAAGCGATGAAACATTGATGATCTTCGCGGAAGACTTTTATCAGCGTAAATTTAACCAAAAACGCACTTCTGTACTTACGGATATGCTAAGAAAAAGTCAACCAGCGATCCAAATTGATGAGGCTTTTAAGGGACAAACAGAAGCTGGCGTCATTGCTTATTATAAACGGCATGGCATCGAGGCCTATCATGTTGAAAATGAAATTTGGCTGGCCTTATTTGGATTGACCTTTTGGCAAGAACTGTTTTATCACCCAAAAAGTATCGTTGCTAATGGGTTTTCTAGAACTCCGCTGGCGTTAAAAGAAAATCGCTTTTACAGCGAATTTGAGGAGGAGATTGAATGTCGCTTAGCGAGTTTTACAGATACTTCTGCTTGGATGAACTGGCTTCTACGCCAGATGAGCGAACATTACGGAGAGCCCAATCGGTTGTTTAATTGGCATGATAAGATGCTCGACTCAATAAAAATATTATTGTCTTACTTGTCAATTGAGGATGTCAAATCTGTTTTAAGGCTAATGTGTAGTGATTTTCATCTGATGAAATCTGGCTTTCCCGACCTGATGATAGTCGACGAAAAAGCGGGCTTAAGGTTTGAAGAAATCAAGGCACCTGGAGATAGTCTTAGCCGAAGTCAGCTAGTTAACATTTCTAAACTCTTGCAATACAATATTCCCACGCGACTGCAAACCGTTGAATGGCATATTTGCAAAGAGCAACCTTATGTCGTTGTCGATATTGAAACCACCGGTGGCAACAAAGAGTTTGATCGCATTACCGAGGTAGCCATGGTAAAAGTGGTTAACGGCGAGGTCGTTGCTAAATGGCAATCACTTGTTAATCCGATGCGTCGTATCCCACAAAAAATCACTGAACTGACAGGGATCACTCAAGCAATGGTGAGTGATGCTCCAAGTTTTTTTGAAATTTTGGAGCAAGTTGAGCGGTTTAGCCAAGGTGCTATTTTTGTCGCGCATAATGTGAACTTTGATTATGGCTTTATTCGGCAGGAGTTTGCTCGAGTCGGCCGAGAGTTTACTCGTGCGAAGTTATGTACTGTGCAGTTAGGCCGAAAGTTTGTGCCGGGCCTGCGCTCATATGCGCTAGGGGCATTTTGCCAAGCGATGAATGTACCTTTGGTTAATCATCACCGGGCGATGGATGATGCTTATGCTACAGCTGAAATTTTCATTGAAATCAACACCATAAGACAGGAAAAGTAG
- a CDS encoding DUF1294 domain-containing protein — translation MSAVRLMHQQMGLFWGAGVWLGALCVSKLPWQAVISAAVLLVINLFIFALFWWDKRASTLAQSRIPERNLLLCGLLGLNIITPVAMYMLRHKTIKPSFNFKLLMVLIMQTIVFGMLFIWLFI, via the coding sequence ATGTCAGCGGTTCGTTTAATGCATCAGCAGATGGGCCTCTTTTGGGGCGCAGGCGTGTGGTTAGGGGCGCTTTGCGTATCTAAGCTACCTTGGCAAGCGGTTATTTCTGCAGCGGTGTTGTTGGTTATTAATTTATTTATATTTGCACTTTTTTGGTGGGATAAGCGCGCTTCAACGCTTGCTCAATCACGCATTCCTGAGCGTAATTTACTACTGTGTGGGTTACTTGGGCTCAATATTATCACACCAGTGGCAATGTATATGCTCAGACATAAAACCATCAAACCTAGTTTTAATTTTAAGTTGTTGATGGTGCTCATAATGCAGACTATTGTATTCGGTATGCTGTTTATTTGGTTATTTATATAG
- a CDS encoding Mpo1 family 2-hydroxy fatty acid dioxygenase yields MNKLETLLSQYAMYHRSKRNILTHFFGIPLIVIAVVGMTFIPLFSVSGVTITLAALIGVVLCGYYLMLSPIFGLMMSAIILAFYFLVQTLSPLIVNAGIMTVLFWAGVFFVGWVLQFIGHYFEGKKPAFVDDLIGLAIGPLFVLVELLFVLGLCKELESKIVNNAGEYKA; encoded by the coding sequence ATGAACAAACTAGAGACGTTATTAAGTCAGTATGCCATGTATCATCGCAGCAAAAGAAACATTCTGACTCACTTTTTTGGGATCCCGTTAATTGTCATTGCTGTTGTGGGTATGACTTTTATCCCGCTATTCAGTGTATCAGGAGTGACCATCACCCTTGCCGCGCTGATAGGGGTCGTTTTATGTGGCTATTACCTGATGCTATCCCCCATTTTTGGGCTCATGATGAGCGCCATCATACTGGCTTTTTATTTTCTTGTTCAAACGTTGAGTCCGCTCATCGTTAATGCAGGAATAATGACGGTATTGTTTTGGGCTGGTGTTTTCTTTGTAGGTTGGGTGTTACAGTTTATAGGGCATTATTTTGAGGGAAAAAAGCCTGCGTTTGTCGATGATTTGATTGGTTTAGCAATTGGACCACTGTTTGTACTTGTAGAGCTTTTATTCGTATTGGGGCTATGTAAAGAGCTCGAAAGCAAAATAGTGAATAATGCTGGAGAGTATAAGGCATAG
- a CDS encoding FHA domain-containing protein — MAYLIDEQKLERVYLKSYHTVGRYKYSVDTLIDKPGVSRHHAIIELNENKWFIRDVSTNGIWINDKKLDKNLPYQLFENDKIDFAAPGQNSFVAANLQTECQYLVSQSNNQKVVEVTNQLLLPSEDDPKHIIYYDKLLNYWFLEDLNTSDRQALIDGSIVSLMNDQWMFFSATTIAVTKHLECQKAAKPMALEFNVSQDEEDTQLTLSVDDKHLDLGVRSHHYLLLLLARTRIQDKDAGLESDVQGWVYRDDLAKALGVQTNHMNIMVHRARKQFVDSGGEDYPEATFLLETRCGRVRLNCQDITIIKGSKLETRMTT; from the coding sequence ATGGCTTATTTAATCGACGAACAGAAACTCGAACGAGTCTATCTTAAAAGCTATCATACGGTAGGCCGCTATAAATATAGTGTAGATACCTTGATAGACAAGCCGGGAGTATCGCGACATCACGCCATTATCGAACTCAATGAAAACAAATGGTTTATCAGAGATGTGAGTACAAACGGCATCTGGATAAACGATAAAAAGCTCGACAAGAACCTGCCGTATCAGCTATTCGAAAATGATAAGATTGATTTTGCAGCACCTGGTCAAAACTCGTTTGTGGCGGCGAACTTGCAAACAGAGTGTCAATATCTAGTTTCTCAGTCAAACAACCAAAAAGTAGTAGAAGTAACGAATCAACTTCTACTTCCTAGTGAAGATGATCCTAAACACATCATTTACTATGATAAATTGCTCAACTATTGGTTTTTAGAAGATCTCAATACCTCAGATCGACAAGCCTTAATAGATGGCAGTATTGTATCGCTGATGAACGACCAATGGATGTTTTTTTCTGCCACGACAATCGCTGTAACTAAGCACCTTGAATGCCAAAAAGCTGCCAAGCCAATGGCGCTAGAGTTCAATGTAAGTCAAGACGAAGAAGATACCCAATTAACACTAAGTGTTGACGATAAACACCTAGATTTAGGTGTCAGAAGTCATCACTACTTACTGTTGCTGCTTGCCAGAACTCGGATCCAAGATAAAGATGCTGGCCTTGAATCGGATGTTCAAGGTTGGGTTTACCGCGATGACTTAGCAAAAGCACTCGGCGTACAAACAAACCATATGAACATTATGGTTCACCGCGCACGCAAGCAATTTGTCGATTCTGGTGGCGAAGATTACCCAGAAGCAACCTTTTTATTAGAAACTCGCTGTGGTCGAGTAAGATTGAATTGCCAAGATATCACGATAATAAAAGGCTCTAAATTAGAAACTCGCATGACAACTTAA